CTTGGGATACTTGCGTGTGCCCATCCCCTCCAGCGGCGGGCTCCGGGGCCGCTTGATCTTCAACAACGGGTGCTTCGGCAACAGCCTCTGCAGGAGCGCTAGCTTGCTCACCACGTAATTGCTCAACTGAATAGCCAATCGGTCTGAGATGAGGTAAGAGCACGCAAAATGGCATCCAAGGCAGAAATGCCCTGACGCTTTGCTGTATTGACCAGCGAGCGCACTTGAGCAAACAACTCCGCTCCCCAGTCCGAACGAAAGCCATGGGTCACCTTGCGGAAGACGACACTCCAGCGCAACGCCTGCTCACTGGCGTTATTGGTGGGCGGGACGGTCGCATCAGTTAAGAACAGCAACAGATGATCTC
The genomic region above belongs to Leptolyngbya sp. CCY15150 and contains:
- a CDS encoding transposase yields the protein DHLLLFLTDATVPPTNNASEQALRWSVVFRKVTHGFRSDWGAELFAQVRSLVNTAKRQGISALDAILRALTSSQTDWLFS